A genome region from Triticum aestivum cultivar Chinese Spring chromosome 2B, IWGSC CS RefSeq v2.1, whole genome shotgun sequence includes the following:
- the LOC123047174 gene encoding DNA-directed RNA polymerases IV and V subunit 2, giving the protein MEDPPSDSGQSANGTEPDLDHMQLDDNEESMSHTMDDSNGQSSMDVDREQLSMDADMNGKPSSDGDGKGKYSSESHAEVPIDMSLGSLEKFCKEASRSFFDEFGLISHQINSYNEFVSHGLQELFDSLGEVTVEPNYDPSKKGFGGWRHAVIRFGRVKLEKPVFWSGRDDIDEESLKLKPRHARLQNMTYSSKMEVEVHIQIYSMEKNDKSKTEKDTFGHKRVLMDETHVVNIGRVPVMVNSNLCWLHELKESDCLYDSGGYFLIRGMEKIFIAQEQRCLTRIWIADRPVWTVSYLSEIKRRRIYVKLIDSTKNNDFSGSKIISISFLYANLPIWLMFFALGVSSDKEAFDMIDMGDCDASVINAISATISESDELCEGFRKSDKARQCVDDLVKSSKFPPGESFDDYIAKYLFPGIKGNRNKALFLGYMVKCLLMAFTGKRRCDNKDDFRNKRLELPGQLLGRELRAHLRHAERLMVKAMQRDLNSDRDLEFPMRYLDASIITNGINRAFATGSWCHPYRRNERCSGIVATLRRTNPLQMMSDLRKSRQQVAYAGKAGDARYPNPSYWGKMCFMSTPDGENCGLVKNLAVTAIVSSRVAQPLIDRFVSCGMNKLDEIPAKKIPQMDKIFLNGDWVGSCADPASFVMRLRCMRRGGLIDPQVEIKRDKHHSPGEVRVFSDAGRLLRPLLVVENLNKITKRKGSPYSFQALMQQEIIEFIGVEEEEDIQCAWGIRHLFQSSGEEVSGYTHCELDLSFLLGLSCGLIPFANHNFARRVLYQAEKHSQQAIGYSTTNPLTRVDTLSHQLYYPQRPLFKTVSADCIGRSDYTFGRNDDFARPEYFNGQNAIVAVNIHQGFNQEDSLVMNRASLERGMFRTELMRSYKAEVETKGPNKRLKMKEKVNFGKMESKRGRVDNLDDDGLPFVGSSLQIGDIIIGKVSESGEDHSIKLKHTEKGMVQRVLLSANDEGKHFAVVSLRQVRSPCVGDKFSSMHGQKGVVGFLESQENFPFTCQGIVPDIVINPHAFPTRQTPGQLLEAALGKGIALGGKIRYATPFTTATVEVISEQLHKLGFSRVGAESVLNGQTGKRMQQLIFAGPNFYQRLIHMAEDKVKFRNTGPVHPLTRQPVADRKRFGGVKFGEMERDCLLAHGAAANLHERLFTLSDFSEMRICQTCERGANVIMRPVAGGRKIRGPYCGFCKSSENIVKIAVPYGAKLLYQELFSMGICLKFQTEVC; this is encoded by the exons ATGGAAGATCCACCAAGCGATAGCGGGCAATCAGCAAACGGCACTGAGCCTGATCTGGACCATATGCAATTGGATGACAATGAAGAGAGCATGTCCCATACCATGGATGATTCAAATGGACAGTCTTCTATGGATGTTGACAGAGAACAGCTTTCTATGGATGCTGATATGAATGGGAAACCATCCTCGGATGGTGATGGTAAGGGAAAGTACTCTTCCGAGTCACATGCAGAAGTTCCAATTGACATGAGCTTGGGAAGCCTAGAGAAGTTTTGCAAGGAAGCATCAAGGTCATTTTTTGATGAGTTTGGTCTGATTAGCCATCAGATAAATTCATACAATGAGTTTGTCTCGCATGGGCTCCAAGAGCTTTTTGATTCGCTTGGAGAAGTGACTGTCGAGCCAAATTATGATCCCTCAAAGAAAGGATTCGGTGGTTGGAGGCATGCTGTCATCAGGTTTGGTAGAGTGAAACTGGAAAAGCCTGTATTTTGGTCTGGCAGAGATGATATTGATGAGGAGTCACTTAAGCTTAAGCCTAGACATGCTCGCCTCCAAAATATGACATATTCCTCCAAAATGGAAGTAGAAGTGCATATTCAG ATTTATTCAATGGAGAAAAATGACAAGTCTAAAACAGAGAAAGATACTTTTGGTCACAAGAGAGTTCTTATGGATGAAACTCATGTGGTGAATATTGGTCGCGTTCCAGTTATGGTTAATTCAAATTTATGCTGGTTGCATGAACTCAAGGAAAGTGACTGCCTTTATGATTCTGGTGGATACTTTTTGATCAGGGGAATGGAGAAG ATATTTATCGCCCAAGAGCAAAGATGCTTGACCAGGATTTGGATTGCGGACCGGCCTGTCTGGACTGTTTCTTATTTGTCTGAAATCAAACGAAGACGCATATATGTGAAGCTGATTGATTCTACAAAGAATAATGATTTCAGTGGCAGCAAAATCATTTCCATTTCCTTCTTGTATGCCAATCTGCCGATTTGGCTAATGTTTTTTGCGCTAGGCGTATCATCTGATAAGGAAGCATTTGATATGATAGATATGGGAGACTGTGATGCTTCTGTTATCAACGCGATATCTGCAACTATTAGTGAATCTGACGAACTGTGTGAAGGCTTTCGTAAGTCTGATAAAGCCCGCCAGTGTGTTGATGATTTGGTCAAGAGTTCAAAATTTCCTCCAGGAGAGTCGTTTGATGATTATATCGCCAAATATCTCTTTCCTGGTATAAAGGGGAATAGGAATAAAGCTCTTTTCTTAGGTTACATGGTCAAATGCCTTCTAATGGCCTTTACTGGGAAGCGCAGATGTGATAATAAGGATGATTTCAGGAACAAGAGGCTGGAGTTACCTGGTCAACTGCTTGGAAGGGAACTTCGGGCGCATCTTAGGCATGCAGAGAGGCTCATGGTTAAGGCCATGCAGAGAGATTTGAATAGTGATCGTGATCTAGAATTTCCAATGCGCTATCTTGATGCTTCAATTATTACTAATGGTATAAATCGTGCCTTCGCTACTGGTTCTTGGTGCCATCCCTACAGAAGAAATGAAAGATGCTCAGGAATTGTTGCAACGCTCAGGAGAACAAATCCTCTTCAAATGATGTCAGACTTGAGGAAAAGTCGCCAGCAGGTTGCTTATGCTGGGAAAGCTGGTGATGCAAGATATCC CAATCCATCTTACTGGGGAAAGATGTGTTTTATGTCCACTCCTGATGGTGAAAACTGTGGACTTGTGAAAAATCTAGCTGTTACTGCTATTGTTAGCTCTAGAGTGGCACAGCCATTGATTGATAGATTTGTTTCTTGTGGAATGAATAAACTGGATGAAATTCCTGCTAAGAAGATTCCCCAAATGGACAAGATCTTCCTGAATGGTGATTGGGTGGGATCCTGTGCTGATCCAGCTTCATTTGTCATGCGTTTAAGGTGCATGAGACGTGGTGGTCTGATCGATCCACAG GTTGAAATCAAAAGGGACAAGCACCATTCTCCCGGAGAAGTACGGGTGTTTTCTGATGCAGGGCGATTACTCAGGCCTCTTCTTGTGGTTGAGAACCTAAATAAAATTACAAAACGGAAGGGCTCTCCGTACTCTTTTCAGGCACTAATGCAGCAAGAAATTATTGAGTTCATTGGTGTTGAAGAGGAGGAAGATATACAATGTGCCTGGGGAATCAGGCACCTATTTCAGAGTAGTGGAGAGGAGGTTTCTGGTTATACTCACTGTGAGCTGGATCTTTCTTTTCTGTTGGGATTAAGCTGTGGTCTTATCCCTTTTGCAAATCATAATTTTGCTCGAAGGGTGCTGTACCAAGCAGAAAAACACTCACAGCAAGCTATTGGATACTCCACAACAAATCCACTTACCAGAGTTGATACTCTTTCTCATCAGCTTTACTACCCTCAGAGACCCCTTTTCAAAACAGTTTCAGCTGATTGCATCGGCAGATCAGATTATACTTTTGGAAGAAACGATGACTTTGCTAGGCCTGAATATTTCAATGGACAAAATGCGATAGTTGCAGTCAATATTCATCAGGGATTTAACCAAGAGGACTCCCTGGTTATGAATAGAGCTTCTCTTGAACGTGGTATGTTTAGAACTGAGCTCATGCGGAGCTATAAGGCAGAAGTAGAGACCAAAGGGCCCAACAAACGACTAAAAATGAAGGAGAAAGTAAACTTCGGCAAAATGGAAAGCAAGAGAGGACGAGTTGACAATCTTGATGATGATGGATTACCTTTTGTGGGTTCAAGTCTTCAGATTGGTGACATTATAATTGGGAAAGTGTCAGAATCTGGTGAAGACCACAGTATTAAGCTGAAGCATACAGAGAAGGGAATGGTCCAGAGAGTGCTGCTCTCAGCCAATGATGAGGGGAAGCATTTTGCTGTTGTATCTTTAAGACAG GTTCGATCACCTTGTGTTGGAGATAAATTTTCTAGCATGCATGGACAGAAAGGTGTTGTTGGTTTTCTGGAATCTCAGGAGAACTTCCCTTTTACCTGCCAAGGAATAGTTCCGGACATCGTGATAAATCCACACGCCTTTCCTACCCGTCAAACTCCAGGCCAGCTGCTTGAAGCTGCTTTGGGAAAGGGAATCGCTCTTGGTGGTAAAATCAGATATGCAACACCATTCACCACAGCAACAGTTGAAGTGATCTCGGAACAGTTGCACAA GCTTGGGTTTTCAAGAGTGGGAGCTGAAAGCGTTCTCAACGGCCAAACCGGCAAAAGGATGCAGCAACTGATCTTCGCAGGCCCCAACTTCTACCAGAGGCTGATCCACATGGCCGAGGACAAGGTGAAGTTCCGCAACACGGGGCCGGTGCACCCGCTCACGAGGCAGCCCGTCGCGGACAGGAAGAGGTTCGGCGGGGTCAAGTTCGGGGAGATGGAGCGCGACTGCCTGCTGGCCCATGGCGCGGCCGCCAACCTCCACGAGCGGCTCTTCACGCTGAGCGACTTCTCGGAGATGCGCATCTGCCAGACGTGCGAGCGGGGGGCGAACGTCATCATGCGGCCCGTCGCGGGCGGGCGGAAGATCCGGGGCCCCTACTGCGGGTTCTGCAAGTCCTCGGAGAACATCGTCAAGATCGCCGTCCCCTACGGTGCCAAGCTGCTCTACCAGGAGCTCTTCAGCATGGGCATCTGCCTCAAGTTCCAGACGGAGGTCTGCTAG